The genomic window GAAAAGATTTTCGAATTCAGCTGCGGGGTTTTTGGCTTTTTCGCCTTCCGCATCGTCGAAGAGAGACTGAACGCGAGCAGCCTCGATTTGAGCTTTAGTCATTGCAGTAGCAGCTTTGCCACCGCCAGAAGATTGTGTATTGGCTGCCATCATATTCATTGGGAACGGATTTGCAGCGAAAAGGTTAAAGAAAAACTTCATATGGTTTGTTTTGTCCTCCTTGTGAAAAACAGGATCTGTGAGAGAACCGAAAGTTCAACTCCTCTGTCCCGTTTTCATCACGTTGGACGGTTATCGGCGCTAGGCGGAGCGCTGTCAAAGGGGCCCTGCAAGCTCCTCAACGCACTGCATTTTTTGCTAGGTTATAAAGTTAGGCGAACGGGGCAATTTAGACTGACGCCGTTTCGTTTTGCGCGTCAATGAGGCCTTCAATGGCATCCACGACTTCAGAAAGCGAAAGGCCGGAGGTATCGATCGTGTGAGATCCGTCGGGGGCACGCATCGGAGCCGTCTTCCGGCTGGCATCTTGGTGGTCGCGCTGGGTCTGCTGAGATATCATCGATTCCAGCGAGCGGCCCTCTTCCAAAGCCCGGCGCTGGGCGCGGTCCTCCGCACGTGCTGTAAGAAAGACCTTTACTTGAGCACCGGGGAAAACCACCGACCCGCAATCACGGCCCTCAGCAATAAGCCCTGGAACTCCAATGACACAGTCTCGCTGAGCCTGAAGAAGGGCCAAGCGAACCAGAGGGTAGGAAGAAATTTTAGAGGCAAGCGCACCTACAGATTCTTTGCCGATGTCCTCCGTACGATCTATTCCGTCAAACAGGAAAAGTGTCTGGTCGGCAGTTAACTTCACTGACCACCGAGCGGATTTGACGAGCTCAACCATTGATTTTTCGTCATTCAAATTAAGGCCCGCGAAATTCGC from Deltaproteobacteria bacterium includes these protein-coding regions:
- the cmk gene encoding (d)CMP kinase, producing MTKKTGSPLQSVNSTVSGAVTLVVTIDGPAASGKSSVSRELAKRHGWAWVSTGTFYRGIAWAANFAGLNLNDEKSMVELVKSARWSVKLTADQTLFLFDGIDRTEDIGKESVGALASKISSYPLVRLALLQAQRDCVIGVPGLIAEGRDCGSVVFPGAQVKVFLTARAEDRAQRRALEEGRSLESMISQQTQRDHQDASRKTAPMRAPDGSHTIDTSGLSLSEVVDAIEGLIDAQNETASV